CCCAGCGCTGCCCTGTGGCATGGCCCCACCCCCAGCCGAGACCAGTGGGCCGAGGCGATCGCTGCCGATGCTGCCTATCCCTACAGCCAGCTTGCCGACTTTCTAGATGGCGCGCTCACCCTGCCGGTGCAAGACCCCAGCAGCCAACAGCAGCAACAGCACCTCCTCCAGCGATCCTTCTCCCCCACAGGAGCCGATGCCGACTTGGTGCAAGCGATCGTCAGCCTGCGCTTACAGCATGATGCCGCGGCCCTGGCTGAACTAGAGCAGGCAGCTCAGGTGACGGTGCGAGCCCACCAAGCTGGGATGCGAGCCATCGGCAGCACTGAAGCTCAGGTGCGGGCCGCCATGGAACAGGTGATTGTCGCCGCCAATATGACCTGTGCCTACAACAGCATTGTGACGGTGCATGGGGAAGTGTTACACAACGAGGTCTACCACCATCCCCTGCAGCCGGGAGACCTGCTGCTCGCCGACGTAGGAGCCGAGACCGCGGGGGGCTGGGCGGCAGATATTACCCGTACCTGGCCCGTATCGGGCACCTTTTCCAGCAGCCAGCGATCGCTCTACGAAGTGGTGCTAGCGGCCCATGATGCCTGTATTGCCGCGATCCAGCCCGGGGTAGAGTATCGCTCGATTCACTTGTTAGGAGCAGCAACCCTGGCCGCCGGTCTAGTCGATCTAGGCATTCTGCGGGGTGCGGTAGACGACCTTGTTGACCAGGATGTGCATGCGCTCTTCTTTCCCCACGGCATCGGTCACCTGCTCGGGCTCGATGTGCATGACATGGAAGACCTAGGAGATTTTGCCGGCTATGCCCCCGGCCGCCAGCGCAGCGATCGCTTTGGCTTGGGCTACCTGCGGCTGGATC
The Leptolyngbya sp. CCY15150 DNA segment above includes these coding regions:
- a CDS encoding aminopeptidase P family protein translates to MQAIDTSSGRSPLTLSHHLKQRRQRLADRLDQPVVLWSGQRMSRNFPANSYPFRASSHFLYFAGQSIERAAIHLDGGRLTLFLDDPAPSAALWHGPTPSRDQWAEAIAADAAYPYSQLADFLDGALTLPVQDPSSQQQQQHLLQRSFSPTGADADLVQAIVSLRLQHDAAALAELEQAAQVTVRAHQAGMRAIGSTEAQVRAAMEQVIVAANMTCAYNSIVTVHGEVLHNEVYHHPLQPGDLLLADVGAETAGGWAADITRTWPVSGTFSSSQRSLYEVVLAAHDACIAAIQPGVEYRSIHLLGAATLAAGLVDLGILRGAVDDLVDQDVHALFFPHGIGHLLGLDVHDMEDLGDFAGYAPGRQRSDRFGLGYLRLDRPLLPGMVVTIEPGFYQVPALLNDPDRRSRYAPWVNWERLAHFADVRGIRIEDDVLVTDQGHRVLTADLPTSVADLEDWMAG